The segment ATGACGTCGAGAATCATCCACTCCGGACGATTCGTCGAGCGCCGGAACGAATCGACCACCTTCAGGCGCTTGGCGTACTTCAGCTTCTTCTGGACCGAGGTCTCGTCGCGCATCTTCTGCCGCAGCTCGACCGCCAGATCCTCGATCTCCACCGTGCGCAGAAGCTCCTTGATCGCCTCGGCGCCCATCTGCGCGTGGAACGCGCCGTGCTCCTCGAGCGCCTTGCGGTACTCCTCCTCCGTCAGAAGCTGGTTCTCCTTCAGGCCGCTGTCGGCGGGATCGATGACGACGTACGCCTCGAAGTACAGCACGCGCTCGAGGTCGCGCAGCGAGATGTCGAGCAGGTGGCCGATGCGGCTCGGCAGGCCCTTGAAGAACCAGACGTGGCTGACCGGCGTGGCCAGCGTGATGTGGCCGAGGCGCTCGCGGCGCACCTTGGCCTGCGTCACCTCCACGCCGCACTTGTCGCAGATGACGCCCCGGTGCTTCATCCGCTTGTACTTGCCGCACAGGCATTCCCAGTCGGTGACGGGCCCGAAGATCTTCGCGCAGAACAGCCCGTCGCGCTCCGGCTTGAACGTGCGGTAGTTGATCGTCTCCGGCTTGGTCACCTCGCCGTGCGACCACGACAGGATCTTCTCCGGGGACGCGAGGGTGATCCGGATGGCGTCGAAATCGACGGTCAGGGAACTGCGGTCTGCAAAGCTGGGTCGCATGGAGTTCCTTCCCTCACGCCTCGCCGTCGGCGCCTTCGAGCATGGCCGAAGCGACGTCGACGGCGGACTCCTCTCCGGCATCGCCGTCGCCGGACTCCGCATCGACCGCCGCGGCCTCGACCAGCGGCGTCCGGGTCTTGATCAGATCGACGTCGAGGCACAGCGCCTGCAACTCGCGGATCAGGACGTTGAACGACTCCGGCAGGCCCGGGGCGAACGATGCGTCGCCCTTGACGATCGCCTCGTAGATCTTGGCGCGGCCCGTCACGTCGTCCGACTTCGCCGTCAGCAACTCCTGCAGAATGTGCGCGGCCCCGTAGGCCTCGAGCGCCCACACCTCCATCTCGCCGAACCGCTGTCCGCCGAACTGCGCCTTGCCGCCCAGCGGCTGCTGCGTGATCAGCGAGTACGGCCCGATCGAGCGGGCGTGGATCTTGTCGTCGACCAGGTGCGACAGCTTCAGCATGTAGATGTAGCCGACGGTCACCTTCTGCTCGAACGGCTCGCCGCTCATCCCGTCGTACAGGGTCGTCTTGCCGCCGGTCGGCAGCCCCGCCTTGTCGAGCCACTGCTTGATCTCGGGCTCGCGTGCGCCGTCGAAGACGGGCGAAGCGAAGTACAGCCCCAACTGGTGGGCCGCCCAGCCCAGGTGCGTCTCCAGAATCTGGCCGACGTTCATGCGCGACGGCACGCCGAGGGGATTGAGAACGATCTCCACCGGCGTCCCGTCCGGCAGGCGCGGCATGTCCTCTTCCGGCAGGATGCGCGCGATGACGCCCTTGTTGCCGTGGCGGCCGGCCATCTTGTCGCCCACCGACAGCTTGCGCTTCATCGCGACGTACACCTTGACCAGCTTGATGACGCCCGGCGGGAGCTCGTCGCCGCGGCGAATCTTCTCCTTCTTCTCCTCGAAGAGCTGCCGGATCACCTCGACCTGCCGCTCGGTGCGCATTTCGAGCGCCTGCAGCTCGTCCTCCAGCGCGGCGTCCTCGGTCTCGATCCGCACCCGCGCCAGCTCCGTGAAGGGCAGCTCGCGGATGATCTTCTCGGTGAGCACCGTTCCCTGCTCGAGGCGCCGCTCGGTCCCGAACTCGTCGTAGAGGTCGGCGGCCAGCTTCTGCCCCTTGACCCGGGTGAGCAGCCGCTTCTTGACCTCGTCGTGCAGGATGCGGATCTCGTCCTGCAGGTTCTTCTCCATCATCTCCAGCTCTTCGGCCTCGATCGCCTTGGCGCGGTCGTCCTTCTCGATCCCCTTGCGCGAGAAGATCCGGACGCCGACCACGATGCCTTCGATGCCGGGCGGGCAGAGCAGCGACGCGTCGCGCACGTCGCCCGCCTTCTCGCCGAAGATGGCGCGCAGCAGCTTCTCCTCCGGCGTGAGCTGGGTCTCGCCCTTGGGCGTGACCTTGCCGACCAGGATGTCCGACGGCTTGACGTAGGCGCCGATGCGGATGATGCCGCTCTCGTCGAGATCCTTGAGGAAGCCCTCGGAGACGTTCGGGATGTCGCGGGTGATCTCCTCGGGTCCGAGCTTGGTGTCGCGCGACTCGATCTCGAACTCCTCGATGTGTATCGAAGTGTAGTAGTCGTCCTTCACCAGACGCTCGGAGACGAGAATGGCGTCCTCGAAGTTGTAGCCGCGCCAGGGCATGAAGGCGACGAGCACGTTGCGCCCCAGCGCCAGCTCGCCGCGCTCGGTGCACGGCCCGTCGGCGAGCACCTGCCCCTTGTCCACCCGCTGCTCCACCCGCACGATCGGCTTCTGGTTGATGCAGGTGTTCTGGTTGGATCGCCGGAACTTCGTCAGGTTGTAGATGTCGGCGCCCATCTCGCTCGACGCGCCGGCGCCGGACTGCTCGCCTTCGACGCGCACCACGATCCGCTGCGAGTCCACGAAGTCGACCACGCCAGTGCGGCGCGCCGTCACGACGGCGCCCGAGTCGCGCGCCGTGATGTACTCCATGCCCGTGCCGACGAACGGCGCGCGGGCGCGCAGCAGCGGGACGGCCTGCCGCTGCATGTTCGAGCCCATCAGCGCGCGGTTCGCGTCGTCGTTCTCGAGGAACGGAATCAGCGACGCGGCCACCGAGACCAGTTGCTTCGGCGAGACGTCGATGAACTCGACCTTCTCGCGCTCCGCGAGCACGAAGTTCCCGGCCTCGCGCGAGTTGATCCGCTCGTCGACGAGATCGCCCTCGTCGTTGAGCTTGGCGTTCGCCTGGGCGATGACGTACTTGTCCTCCTCCCACGCCGACAGGTAGAAGGAGTGCGGCTCGTACTCCGCGGGGCGCTTCTTGCGGCGCTTCGCCGCCGCGTTCTCGGCCTCGGCTTCGGCCGCCTCGACGACGTCGCCCACCTTGAACTTCGTGCCGCCCGCGTTGGCGATCTTCACGTAGTCGACGGCGCGGCCCGTCTTGACGGTGCGGTACGGCGACTCGATGAAGCCGAACTCGTTGATGCGCGCGTAGCACGACAGCGACGAAATCAGCCCGATGTTCGGGCCCTCCGGCGTCTCGATGGGGCAGATCCGGCCGTAGTGGGTGGGGTGCACGTCGCGCACCTCGAAGCCCGCCCGCTCGCGCGACAGCCCGCCCGGGCCGAGCGCCGACAGGCGCCGCTTGTGGGTGATCTCCGACAGCGGGTTGGTCTGGTCCATGAACTGCGACAACTGCGACGAACCGAAGAACTCGCGGATCGCGGCCATCACCGGCTTGGCGTTGATCAGGTCGTGCGGCATGGCCGTGGCCATCTCCTGATAGACGGACATCTTCTCCTTGATGGCCCGCTCCATCCGCACCAGACCGATTCGGAACTGGTTCTCGAGCAGCTCGCCGACCGACCGCACGCGCCGGTTGCCGAGGTGGTCGATGTCGTCCACGTTCGACGGATTCCGCCGCAGGGTCAGCAGATACCGGATGACCTCGTAGAAGTCCTGCGGCTGCAGGACGCGCTCGTCCAGCGAGGTGTCGAGACCGAGCTTCGTGTTCAGCTTCAGCCGCCCCACCCGCGAGAAGTCGTACTTCTGCGGGTTGAAGAACAGGCTCTCGAACAGCGAGCGCGAGCTGTCGAGGGTGGGCGGATCGCCGGGCCGCAGCCGCCGGTAGATCTCGATCAGCGCCTCCTCGTGCGTCTTGATCGGATCCTTCTTCAACGTCGCCGACAGCACCGGGCCGACCTCGTCCTGCTCGGGGAAGAAAACCTCGATGGCGCCGACTTCCTTCTCCTGCGCCATCGCCACGAGGCGCGGCGTGAGCTCCTCGTTCGCTTCGAGGATCACCTCGCCCGTCTCCGGATCGACGACGTCGGCCACCGCGAAGGCG is part of the Acidobacteriota bacterium genome and harbors:
- the rpoB gene encoding DNA-directed RNA polymerase subunit beta, yielding MNRMPAEREDAGLQSVFKSVFPISDFRENSSLEFIDYSIGDWECKCKRLSGLQHLRQPCSQCGAVLEADPYGEREVICPSCGAADNVRGTVCDVCGETVGLQLKYDVQECQERGMTYSVPLKVTIQLGVWNKDPDTGVKSIRDIKEQEVYFGEIPLMTDNGTFFINGTERVIVSQLHRSPGAFFHSEDKAAFVAQIIPYRGSWVEFEYDAKNLLYVRIDRKRKFLATVFLRALGLHDPDDIIRAFYTVERIVATGSALAWAVSDTLVGRRAAADVEGAGGDVLVRKQRKLTRTGIEALKRAGIASVELAPEELTGAFAVADVVDPETGEVILEANEELTPRLVAMAQEKEVGAIEVFFPEQDEVGPVLSATLKKDPIKTHEEALIEIYRRLRPGDPPTLDSSRSLFESLFFNPQKYDFSRVGRLKLNTKLGLDTSLDERVLQPQDFYEVIRYLLTLRRNPSNVDDIDHLGNRRVRSVGELLENQFRIGLVRMERAIKEKMSVYQEMATAMPHDLINAKPVMAAIREFFGSSQLSQFMDQTNPLSEITHKRRLSALGPGGLSRERAGFEVRDVHPTHYGRICPIETPEGPNIGLISSLSCYARINEFGFIESPYRTVKTGRAVDYVKIANAGGTKFKVGDVVEAAEAEAENAAAKRRKKRPAEYEPHSFYLSAWEEDKYVIAQANAKLNDEGDLVDERINSREAGNFVLAEREKVEFIDVSPKQLVSVAASLIPFLENDDANRALMGSNMQRQAVPLLRARAPFVGTGMEYITARDSGAVVTARRTGVVDFVDSQRIVVRVEGEQSGAGASSEMGADIYNLTKFRRSNQNTCINQKPIVRVEQRVDKGQVLADGPCTERGELALGRNVLVAFMPWRGYNFEDAILVSERLVKDDYYTSIHIEEFEIESRDTKLGPEEITRDIPNVSEGFLKDLDESGIIRIGAYVKPSDILVGKVTPKGETQLTPEEKLLRAIFGEKAGDVRDASLLCPPGIEGIVVGVRIFSRKGIEKDDRAKAIEAEELEMMEKNLQDEIRILHDEVKKRLLTRVKGQKLAADLYDEFGTERRLEQGTVLTEKIIRELPFTELARVRIETEDAALEDELQALEMRTERQVEVIRQLFEEKKEKIRRGDELPPGVIKLVKVYVAMKRKLSVGDKMAGRHGNKGVIARILPEEDMPRLPDGTPVEIVLNPLGVPSRMNVGQILETHLGWAAHQLGLYFASPVFDGAREPEIKQWLDKAGLPTGGKTTLYDGMSGEPFEQKVTVGYIYMLKLSHLVDDKIHARSIGPYSLITQQPLGGKAQFGGQRFGEMEVWALEAYGAAHILQELLTAKSDDVTGRAKIYEAIVKGDASFAPGLPESFNVLIRELQALCLDVDLIKTRTPLVEAAAVDAESGDGDAGEESAVDVASAMLEGADGEA